A window from Odocoileus virginianus isolate 20LAN1187 ecotype Illinois chromosome 24, Ovbor_1.2, whole genome shotgun sequence encodes these proteins:
- the BBS10 gene encoding BBSome complex assembly protein BBS10 encodes MAAAGSVTVALHVAEVLETIVSGCLGPEGRQVLCTKPTGEVLLSRDGGRLLKALHLEHPVARVMVACVSSHLRQTGDGAKTFIIFLCHLLRGLREITDKEKDYFLFENIQTCGRHWKNCCQWKFISQALLTFQTQILDYIMDLYLSRHFLSIFSSCSKERTLCRSSLEMLLGAYFCGRVGRNNHNLISQLMCDYVFKCTACESRFEEVLEIVDDCFVELKVGVTGLPVSDSRIIAGLVLQRDFSVYCPADGDIRIAIVTETIQPLFSVSGSEFILNSEAQFQTSQLWITERTKAIVKHLQSQNVKLLLSTVKQPDLVIYCAGLNGISVVECLSHEELSLIQRVIGLAPFALSEASSQYELSHTALVKFCKPLILRSKRYVHLGLVSTCSFTPHCVILCGPVQGLIEQHEDALHGAFKMLRQVFKDLDLNYVTQTSDQNCTSGPRIYENSREKNELPKIVNSSIQRSYQDTVVKNKGELAKTQTNLKVCSNLIVPDVKLEKTVLCSAPKVAVTDSYQTEETLRCSSPNKGTIMDDHEPYIESNSANSTTENTRREISYENLQVTKLARKDSMLPLRYKSLEMCSSQSYYFSSIPAGCVLPVGGNFEILLHYYLLNYAKKCRQSEQTMVSRIIANALLGVPKILYKSKKGNYSFPQVYVRALQALQTNQPMISNQTGLESVAGKYQLLTSVLQCLTNILTVDLVINIERQPQEIYDQDSEEEL; translated from the exons ATGGCCGCTGCGGGGTCTGTGACGGTGGCGTTGCATGTGGCGGAAGTGCTAGAAACCATCGTGAGCGGTTGCTTGGGGCCCGAAGGGCGGCAAGTTCTGTGTACCAAGCCCACTGGCGAGGTGCTGCTCAGCCGGGATGGAGGCCGCCTGTTGAAGGCGCTACATTTAGAGCATCCCGTAGCCAG ggtgatggtggcctgtGTTTCCAGTCATCTGAGACAAACAGGAGATGGTgctaaaacatttattatctttctTTGCCATTTACTCAGAGGACTTCGGGAGATCACAGACAAGGAAAaggattatttcctttttgaaaatattcaaacCTGTGGAAGGCATTGGAAAAATTGCTGTCAGTGGAAATTTATTTCCCAAGCTCTTCTAACATTTCAGACACAAATATTAGACTACATTATGGACCTTTACTTAAGTAGACACTTCTTGTCCATCTTTTCTTCATGCAGTAAAGAAAGAACATTGTGTAGGAGCTCTTTAGAGATGCTCTTAGGAGCATACTTTTGTGGAAGAGTGGGAAGAAATAATCACAACTTAATATCTCAGTTGATGTGTGACTATGTTTTCAAGTGTACAGCTTGTGAAAGTAGGTTTGAAGAAGTACTTGAGATAGTGGATGACTGTTTTGTTGAGTTGAAAGTTGGTGTCACTGGCCTCCCTGTTTCTGATTCCAGGATCATAGCTGGGCTTGTGCTTCAGAGAGACTTTTCTGTGTACTGTCCAGCAGATGGTGACATAAGAATAGCGATAGTAACAGAAACCATTCAGCCTCTTTTTTCAGTTTCTGGATCAGAGTTTATTCTAAATTCAGAAGCACAGTTTCAGACATCTCAGCTTTGGATTacagaaagaacaaaagcaaTAGTGAAACATTTACAGAGTCAGAATGTAAAATTACTCCTATCTACTGTGAAACAACCAGACTTAGTAATTTATTGTGCAGGACTGAATGGCATATCTGTGGTGGAGTGTTTATCACATGAAGAACTTTCTCTTATCCAGAGAGTCATTGGTCTTGCTCCCTTTGCACTATCAGAGGCCTCTTCTCAGTATGAACTCTCGCACACTGCTTTGGTGAAATTCTGTAAACCCCTCATCCTTAGATCCAAAAGGTATGTTCATCTTGGCTTGGTGAGCACCTGCTCATTTACACCGCACTGTGTAATTCTTTGTGGACCCGTGCAGGGTCTCATCGAACAACACGAGGATGCTTTACATGGAGCATTTAAAATGCTTCGGCAGGTATTTAAAGACCTTGATCTAAATTATGTGACACAAACCAGTGACCAAAATTGTACATCAGGTCCTCGTATATATGAGAATAGTAGAGAAAAGAATGAGTTACCAAAAATTGTTAACAGCTCAATACAAAGGTCGTATCAGGACACTGTTGTAAAGAACAAAGGTGAACTGGCAAAAACTCAAACGAATTTAAAAGTATGTTCAAATTTGATAGTTCCAGATGTCAAATTAGAGAAAACTGTATTGTGTTCAGCACCAAAAGTGGCAGTAACAGATTCATACCAGACAGAAGAAACATTGAGATGTTCATCCCCAAACAAAGGGACGATAATGGATGACCATGAACCATATATTGAGAGTAATTCTGCTaactcaacaacagaaaataCTAGAAGAGAAATTTCTTACGAAAATTTACAGGTTACAAAACTTGCTAGAAAGGACAGCATGTTACCACTGAGATATAAGTCACTAGAGATGTGTTCTTCCCAAAGTTACTATTTCTCATCTATACCAGCTGGTTGTGTTTTGCCTGTGGGTGGTAATTTTGAGATCTTATTGCATTACTATCTTCTCAACTATGCCAAAAAATGCCGGCAATCAGAGCAAACCATGGTTAGTAGGATAATAGCTAATGCACTTTTAGGCGTTCCCAAAATCTTGTATAAGTCTAAGAAAGGAAATTACAGCTTTCCACAAGTATATGTAAGAGCTCTCCAGGCACTACAAACCAATCAACCCATGATAAGCAACCAGACAGGTTTGGAATCAGTTGCTGGTAAATACCAGTTACTaacttcagttcttcagtgcttgaCAAACATTTTGACTGTTGACTTAGTAATCAATATTGAGAGACAACCTCAGGAAATTTATGATCAAGATTCAGAAGAGGAGCTATAA